ATCGGCTTTCATCAAAATATGCTTGTTTGGGAAATGAAATGGAGTAGGTATGAAGTTGCGGTTTCAGTTGACAAGCAAGTGCACTTACGATGGCAGAATCCAAGCCGCCACTTAAAAAAGATCCAAGTGGAACATCAGCCACCATGCGCCATTTTACGGCTTCCTGTAATGCATTTTTTAGTTGTACTTCATCGGAATTTACATCACCTTTTAAGGTGTACCAATTGGTGTTTTTTATTCCTTGTTTACTGAGGTAAAGCAGTTCTCCCGGTTGCAGTTTGTGAACCTCATTTAAGATGGTATAGGGAGCGGGAATGTAGGATAGATGCAGGTAATGATGTAATGCTTGCTGATGAATGGTTTTTTCAATCGGAAATGCAAGGATTGATTGAAAATCGGATGCGTAAAAGCAGGTGTTCTCTTTGTAACTCCAGTAGATCGGTTTTTCTCCAAACCGGTCGCGTACCAACCAGTGTTCATTGGTGTTTAAATCTGAAAAATGAAAGGCAAAAAATCCATGAATCTTATGCAGGAATTTTTCCTTGTAACGGTGAAATCCCTGGAGCATTACTTCCGTATCGGATTGTGTTAAAAAAACACAACCTTCCTTTTCGAGTTCTGATCTTAATTCGCGGTAATTAAAAAGTTCGCCGTTGAGCACAATAACTTGTTGTCGGTCGGCACTAAAAAAAGGCTGATTTCCATTGGAGCTGGTGTCGATGATTGAAAGTCGACTATGTGCTATGGCGATGGTGCTGTTTTGGAAAAATTCCTGATGATCGGGACCCCTGAAACGCAATTCATACAAAGCAGCGCGAAGCTCTTTTTCGTAATCCTGCTTTAAACCTTCCGGCGAAATAATTCCGGATATTCCACACATGTGTCCTGATTTTTGTTTTAAAGATACATCTTGTAGTGTTCCATCGGACGATTTTTCGTTTTATATTTATATCATCCATGATGAAACGACTGTTAACTCTGATATTATTTTTTTCCATCGCCTCCATTTCCGGGGCACAAGTGGTGGTAGATACTTCTATGAATTCCCTCGAAAAAGCAGTGGAATTATTTCTGAAGGATCCGGATTTAAAAAATTGTGCATTTAGTTTTTATGCCTACAACTCAAAAAGCGGAAAAGTAATTGCCGATAAAAATGGTTCGATGAGCATCGTTCCGGCTTCCTGTATGAAAGTAATTACCACAGCGAGTGCCTTAGAAATTTTAGGAGGTTCTTATCGGTTTAAAACTTCCTTGCAGTACACCGGATACATTGATCAAAATTGTGTTTTGCATGGCGATTTATACATCCGTGGAGGAGGTGATCCTACCTTGGGTTCCAAATTCTTCACTGATGGTGATCCTTCTGAATTTTTAAATCAATGGGCATTGGAAGTACGCAATGCGGGAATTGATTCTATTACCGGAAATGTAATAGCAGATGCGGAAATTTATGGTTGGGAAATGGTTCCCAGTACCTGGGCCTGGGGAGATATTGGAAATGGATATGGAGCTGCTCCTTGTGGAATTTCCATTTACGATAACACTTGCGTATTGAGTTTTAAAACCGGAGAAAAAGCAGGAGATGTTGCCCATATAGAATGCATGCAGCCTTATGTGCCCAATCTCGAGTTTGTAAATGAAGTGTATTCCTCGAATGTTTCGGAGGATAACTCCTATATTTTCGGCGCACCTTATTCCTACGATCGTATTATTAAAGGAACACTTCCAAAAGGTCGTGAAGCGTTTGAAGTAAAAGGAACCATTCCCGATCCCGGATATTTAGCAGCTTTTGAATTACGGTATGCCTTGGCCAAATGGGGTATTGGGGTTGCAGGTATTACGACTACTGTTCGGGAATTAAAACTGGAAAAAAAATACAACGACACCACCCGTATAAATATCTACGATCATTTTTCACCATCGGTGGCATCCATTGTGAATCTCACCAACACCTATTCGGTGAATTTGTTTGCCGAGCATTTAATGAATCAGATTGGATTAATTAAATATGGAAACGCAACGGTAGGTTCCGGCACTGCGGCGGTTACTGAATTCTGGACAAAAAAGGGAATTGACACGAAAGGATTTTATATCACCGACGGTAGCGGATTGTCGCGATTCGATGCCGTTTCTGCAAAACATCTGGTGGATATTCTACTTTATATGTCGAGAAGTAAAAATGCCAGCACATTTGAAAAATCGCTTCCCGTTGCAGGGAAAAGCGGGACCTTATCTAATTTTTGCAAAGGGACTAAAGCTGCAGGTAATGTGTGGGCTAAAAGTGGAACGATGACCCGCGTAAAAGCTTATTCGGGCTATGCAAAATCGGCAAAAGGGGAGAAAATTGTCTTTTCCGTGATTGTGAATAATTTTAATTGCAGCACCAAGCAAATGGAGAAAAAGCTGGAAAAGCTTGCTATTGCTATGGTCGAATTTCAAAATTAACTCCTGTGAATTGTTGAAAACTGTCTGATGGATTTTTCGTAAAGTTTTGGTTATGTGTATTTTCTGTGTAAATTAATGCACCAAAACCAAAAAAAATGAAAATAGGTATCAGACATCAGGAGTCATACTCTCGGGGAGAGTTATTACTTCGCACATTTTTCGGCGCATTTTACATTGCGATTCCGCACTTCTTAGTTTTAATCTTTTTGTTTATCGGATCGGCGATAATCAATTTCATCACCTTCTGGGCGATTTTGATTACCGGTTAATTTCCACGAGGTATGTTCGATTATCAAATCAAATTACAACGCTGGATGCTTCGTTTAAATGCTAGACTTCAAAACCTGAGTGATGGTTATCCTGCTTTTGGTTTGGATGCGCAAGATCCAAATGTTGTACTTGATGTTGCATATCCTGAAAACCCAAGCAGAGGATTAGTATTAATCCGTATGTTTTTCGGAATGATCTATGTAATGATTCCTCATGGAATTTGCCTCATCTTTTTAGGGCTTGCATCTGCATTTGTTAATCTAATTGCATTTTTTGCAGTTCTAATTACAGGTAAATATCCAAAAGGAATGCATGATTTTATGACAGGCGTTCTTCGTTGGAACATTCGTGTAGGTCTTTACATGGGCTATTTCACCGATACATATCCTCCATTCACCATGGCTGAAACAGATCCAATCGATTGGTCAAAATCCAATGGTGTAGAAGATCATTTAGTTGGATAATCTTCTTCCTTATAAAATGAAAAAGCCCCGAATCATTCGGGGCTTTTTTATTGGGTAATTATATTTTATAAATGGATAACCTCTCCGTATGCAGCTGCAGCAGCTTCCATTACTGCTTCGCTCATGGTAGGATGCGGGTGAACGGTTTTGATGATGTCGTGACCTGTTGTTTCCAGTTTACGAATTGCAACTATTTCGGCAATCATTTCGGTAACGTTTGCACCGATTAAATGTCCGCCCAATAATTCTCCATATTTCGCATCGAAAATTAATTTAACGAAACCATCTTTTGCGCCGGCAGCTGAAGCTTTACCTGAGGCAGAGTAGGGGAATTTTCCGACTTTAATTTCAATACCTGCTTCTTTCGCTTGTTTTTCGGTCATACCCACCGATGCAACTTCCGGATTGCAATATGTACATCCGGGAATGTTTTTGTAATCGAGTGGTTCTGGGTGGTGACCCGCAATTTTCTCTACACAGATAATCCCTTCTGCAGAGGCAACATGTGCAAGTGCAGGACCAGGAACAACATCTCCAATGGCAAAATAGCCCGGGATGTTGGTTTGGTAATATTCATTGACCAGAATTTTTCCTTTGTCGGTTACAATACCAACTTCTTCCAGTCCGATATTTTCAATATTGGCAGCGATACCAACCGCAGAAAGAACAACATCACATTCAATGATTTCTTCTCCTTTTTTGGTTTTCACTTTTACTTTACACCCAGTTCCTTTGGTATCTACCGACTCAACAGACGCTTCGGTCATGATATCAATTCCTTGTTTCTTAAATGAACGCTCCAATTGTTTGGATACTTCTTCATCTTCAACAGGAACAATGTTCGACATATATTCAACAATTGTGACTTTCGTTCCTATGGCGTTGTAGAAATAAGCAAACTCAACACCGATTGCTCCTGAGCCAACTACTACCATGGATTTTGGTTGAGTAGCTAAAGACATCGCTTCGCGGTAACCAATTACTTTTTTACCGTCTTGAGGAAGATTAGGTAATTGACGCGAACGAGCTCCGGTTGCAATGATGATGTTTTTTGCTTCCAGTACGGAAACCTTACCATCATCACCTGTGACTTCTAATTTTTTTCCGGCTTTAACTTTACCGGATCCTTTGATAACGTCAATTTTATTTTTCTTCATCAGAAATTGAATACCATTGCTCATTCCATTGGCAACTTCGCGACTTCTCTTCACCATTCCTCCAAAATCGGCATTGGCATTTCCTACTGTAATTCCGTAATCCGAAGCATGTTTTATGTATTCGAAAACATTCGCACTTTTCAGAAGAGCTTTCGTAGGGATACAGCCCCAGTTCAAACAAATTCCTCCCAGACTCTCACGTTCAACAATTGCAGTTTTTAAACCCAATTGAGAAGCACGAATCGCGGCAACGTATCCGCCGGGACCACTTCCTAAAACTATTACGTCGTAGCTCATATTTTAATTTTTTAGATTTAACAGTTTGAGGCACGAAAGTAGCAACTATCCTACTATAAAACAAAAAGAGGTCTATCTAATGATAAACCCCTTTAAGTGGTTGGTAAACAGTTATTGCTTGGGCGACATTACAAAAGGATCCTGCGTTTTTTTGCCTTCTTCCGCATCAACTCCGGCAAATAGATCCTGGTAATTACAATGGGTGATTTTTAAGGGGTGGTGACCATTGGGTAAATCCTTCAACATCAATTTTCCATTCTTGTCGGTTTTGTAAATGGTACCATTGGGTAATTCAACAATTGCTTCTGCAATACCCAGTCCTGTTGCCTCATCATTCACTGTAATTTCAATTGAATTGCGGGTGATGGCTCCAGGTTTGGGATTGATCAGTAATTTGATGAAATCAATGGCAAATCCATCAGCTGCGGAGGTTTGCGGATCATCGATTAAAATCACCAATTCTTTTTCTTTTAACAAGGGAAGAAATTCAGCCGGAATTTCGAAGGTTAACAATTTTCCAATAGGACCTGTCTGATTGAGTTTGTTCAATGCATTTTCCATAAATGGAGCACGTTTTCCATTGAGGGTTACCTGAAACGATGAGCAGAAAACAGGAGATTGAAAATCGTCGGCAAACAATTGCAGAATTGCAGATTGAATGGTGAAATCCTGAGGTATTTGCAAGGGAAGATGAATGGGTAATACACTTGCTTTAAACTGACTCATGTTGCTTTCGTACTGACCCGAATATCCGTCGCCACCACATGCTGCATCCTTTTTACCCATAGAGCTGGGGAGCATAATCATATCGGTTCCTTTAAACGCTGTATCCGGGGTCCAGGGATATCCGTGTGGCGGTGTTGATTTTCCGGAGAAGGGGTCAAACTTTTCTTCCCATCCAAAAGAGAGGTTGTCAATGTCGCCTCCCCGAATCATAATATCCGCCTGAGGAGTACCTTTCAGTACAACATAATTCAATTTCCAATCGCCATCATTTGCTTTGTTTTGAGCAATGGCATTTACTGACCACAGAGTGGTTAATGCAATAACTAATTTTTTCATGTTAAAAGTTTAGAATCCGAGAAAGGTGTATTCTCCGGTTTTTACTGAAGTTGTTTTTTTGAGATTTACCTCAAGTGCTTTCCAGGTTGTTTTTTTACCATCCTTTTCTGTCATGATCATTTCCATGGCAAATCCTTGTGGTCCTTGTGTGAAATTAGAAGAAGGAGATTTTCCTCTGGAAGCACCTGCAAACATGCTGCTGGCTCCGGTTACATCCAACAAAATATCTTTGGTCACCCACATCTCATTTTTAGAACCTTCTTTTTCATTTACGGCAACCCATTCTTCGCAGGTATAACCTAAAATGACTTTCGTTCTTCCGGTCTTCGACATTTTCCAATCGCTTTTGCTGGTGTCGGCAGCTTCCTGAACTTGTTTTTTCAAATCGTATTTCATCACCATGCCCTGTTTTTGTCCATCGTTCTCCATGAGCATAACGATTTGATTTTTTTCATATTCAGCAACGGAGAAAGTGTGCGATTCAACTTCGCCTTTTTTGTTTTTGCTATCCATTTCCATTCCGAAATAGGTATTGGAAGAAGAAAAATGATAACGAACCTGTGCAGGATCTCCATCCGCTTTTCCATCTTTTTTATAGTTCTGAAGTTCGATGAGGACATTGTCGTTAAAGGTGTATTCTGCTTGAACATCCTTTTTGCTTCCACCTGAAAAACCGAAAGGAGCCGTGTTACCGTTTTGTCCGGAATTATCTGTTGACGGATTACCGCCATTGTTGTTTTCGGGTTGAGTAGCACGGGTAGTATCCGCACTGGTCTTCGATTGCGATTTGTTGTTGATGGTCTGTTGTGCTTTTTTCATCAGGACATCACGTACCTGAGCTTGGAGGTTAAGACTTAAACATCCGGCAAGTGCAAATAAGGCTAGCTTTTTCATGGTTGGAAAATTGTGAAACAAAATTCGTGATAATCAAAAATATAGCCAAAATTATTTTTGTAAATTGTGATGAAAAATTTTGTCAAAATATGATTGAACTAACTGAAAAAGAGAATAATGACTTTATTTCTGTGTTGAAAAATGAGAAAAGAGCATCACTCTTTAAATTGTTCTCGAGAACGGATAAAGGGAAAGGAGGGGACCGGAAAAAGTTATTTCAGTTCATTTTCGATAAGCCGTATAGCGAAAAGGAAGATTTTCTTCTTCGGAATGAATTCCGTTTGTTAAAGGAAAAATGGAGGGATTTTTTGGCCGGTTTATTTTTAAAAAGAAGTACTGAAGAATCTCGTCACTACCGTGATTTGCTCCTGCTGAAAGAATTATTCCGGAGAAATGAATCGGAAGTCTTGGAACGTGAAATTTTACGTGTGAAAAAATACCTGAGGGATGGTGAGGATGAAGAAGTATTAAAGGAAGTATTGTTATTGGAGCAACGATATCTGATTAACCAGGCAGGGATTAGTTTGCAAAATTTATCACAGATCCGTTCCATCAATGAAGAGTTGCTGATGATTGACCAGCGTATTCATCGTCGTACGCGACTTTATGCAGAAAGTGTGAAAGCCTGGAATTACCGCATGTTGCAGATCTATGATCCGGGAGGCGCATATTTCTATCAGCTACCGGTGGATTTATTGCAATCGGAAAATGAATCTGACACTGAAGCACGATTTTACCTGCTAAAAATTAAAAGTCTGTATGCACCACAACATGAGCGTCTGGAATTATTGTTAGAGATGGTTCAACTCGCTGAGAAAATTCAACGGAAAGGGTTTCCCAAGGGAAGAGAATTAGCGGTGATATACTCGAATCTCGGAGTGGAATATTCATTTGTTCCGGACTATGATCAATCGCTTGAACAATTCAGAAAAAGTGTTGAATTAAAAAATGAAATCCAGCAAATTAATTTTCATCAGATTTTATTTAATTATATCTCAGTATGTATAAAATCCGGCAATACGGATAGAGCAATGCAACTCATCGATAAATATGGAACTGCTCTGAATAACGATTCGTTTTTAAGTCCACGTTACCGTGTAGTTCATATCATGGCTTTGGTATTTACCGGAGAGATAAAAAAGGCGAAACAAATTTTTCCGGAGCAGTTGAAAGAAGGGAATTATGAAAATTATATTTACCACAGGGTTGTTCAGTTAATCTTGTTTTTCGAGGATGGAAAAATTGATTTGGCCATGAATGAATGTTTAAATCTATTGCAGACCGTTAAAGGGAAAAGCGGATTAGATCATCATTTGTTGTTTTTAAAGTCGTTCCGAAAAATAATGGAACAGTCTATGCAGATGGAGGATAGAAAAAAATTAAGTAACGCTTTTATCAAGGGTATGCTCACTGAAACCAATCCCGATAAATTCCTTCAACAAAACGTAATACCGCTCATCTGGTTGAGGAAAAAACTTTTACTTTCACAGGATAGCTGATTTTTTAAATGTATTTTTACCATCATATTTTTTCTCATGATTCACTATCGACTTTCCTATAAAAATCCGCAACATCGGTTTCTCGCTGTTGAAGTGAAAATCCCCGTTTTATCCGATAAAAAAATCCAGGTTCAATTACCGTCATGGCGACCCGGAAGATATGAACTGGGAAATTTTGCGAAAAACGTCAGGAATTTTCAAGTTAAAAATGAAAAGGGGAATGCTGTCCCTTTCTCAAAATTGAATAAAGATCTTTGGGAAATCATTGCTAAAGGCGAAACGGAGATCATCGTTTCTTATCACTATTATGCTGCCGATTTAAATGCGGGTTCAACTTATATCGACGAGAAACAATTGTATGTTAATCCGGTTAACTGCTGCATTTATGTCCCTTCCCGAATCGATGAGTCATCACAATTCACCGTAGAGGTTCCTGCCGGCTGGGAAATGGCATGTGGAATGAAAAACTCAAAATCCAACGGAGATGCTTGTTCCGTATTTCACATGCAGCCCGGTTCATTTCATGAATTAGCGGATAGTCCATTTATTGTTTCACCTCAATTTCACCATCGGGAATACCGCGTGGATCAAACCTTATTTCATATTTGGTTTAATGGTGAATGTCGACCCGATTGGGATCGGATTCTAAATGATTTCTCAGCTTTTACAAAGAAACAGATTCAAGCTTATGGGGCTTTTCCGGTGGATGAATATCATTTTTTAATTCAGATTTTACCAGTTCAGTTTTATCATGGCGTAGAGCATCAAACCAGCAGCGTAAATGCATTGGGACCCGGATATGAATTGATGCGCGACAGGTATGATGATTTATTGGGATTGTGTTCGCATGAATTGTATCATGCCTGGAATATTAAAAGTATTCGTCCCGCAGAGATGTGGCCTTATCGCTACCAGGAAGAAAATTATTTTAAAACCGGTTATGTAGCCGAAGGAGTTACCACCTATATGGGTGATTATTTCCTGCTCGCATCCGGTGTTTTTTCAGTGTCCAATTACCTTTCCGAATTAAGCGCTCAATTACAAAAGCACCTCGATAATTTTGGAAGAAAGAATTATTCGGTTGCCGACTCATCCTGGGACACCTGGCTCGATGGATATGTTCCCGGTGTGCCTGAACGAAAAGTCTCCATTTATACCGAAGGCTGTCTCCTTGCGTTTATGACGGATGTTTTAATTATGAAACACAGCAAGAATAAATTCCGCTTGCATGATGTCATGAAAAAATTATACACGGAATATTACCTGAAAGGTAAAGGCTATATGGCTTCAGATTACAGAGCGGAAGTGGAGTCCTTTGCGGGAACGGGACTGTGTGAGTTTTTTGATACGCTGGTGAATGGAAAACAAGATTATATTCCAACATTACAGAAGTGTTTAGAATATGTGGGACTGGAAATTTCTTCGCTCGATCCCGCAACTGCAGCTGAAAAATTTTATGGAATTAAGATAACGGATGCTGCAAGTGGGTCCATAATTACGGCCATTCATCCGGATGAACCCGCTTATCATTGCGGAATATCTCTGGGCGACAAGCTAATTTCTATCAATGGTTACCAGGTAAACTCGGATGCCAATAAATGGATTGCTTATTTTGCCGGAGAAACATTGGATTTCATTTGTATGAGAAATTCAGAATTGAAAAAGATTCAGATTCCCACAGCTGAAAACGGGGGATTCAGGTCCTGGAAAGTTACACGACTGGAAAAAATTTCGGCAGAACAACAAAAAAATTTCAATCTTTGGTCAACCTTAACGAATTAATATGTCAACACAAGAAAATAGCAGTGTAGAGATCAATCCTGAAAAAGATGAATTGAATTTACCAAACCGCAAATGGGTTTATACGCTAACTACTTTAACGTTTATCGGAGCAACCATCGGTTTAATTTTTTGTATCATGTTTATCGTTTTTTGGGGTAAACTGGATGTGGTATTATCGAAAGGCGATCAGAATGCCAAGGATCTTGAGGCCATGCTTATCTCTACCATTGGAGAACAACGTTGGTGGACCTACGTAAAAAATAATCAGATCAACGATTTCTTTTTGTCGACGCGTAATCATTATATCCTTGCAGCCATTTCCAATGCGCTGGCTATTTTGGGAGCATTCCTGATGCGTACCTATCGTAAAAGCGGATTTTATATTTATGTGCTTTCACATCTTTTATTTTTGGTTTCACCCTTTATCATGATTCTGGATTATGAAATCAATATGAGAGATACTTTGATTTTTGTTTTGATAGCCACTGTATTTATTGGTTTATACTCGAGAAGTATTAAATTTTTTAAATGACCACCAGTTATACTATCAGGACCAAAACAATCAAAAATTTTATTCTGGGTAAAGAATCCCCTTCTTTATTTACCCGTATCGTTTTTTGGTTGAATGTGCCCTTGGCCTTATGGTACCTGATATTTTTTGTCCTTGAATTTTTAGCCATCCGTTTAGTTCATACACTGAAAGATTCGGAAGAAGTGCTGGACCGGATCAATGAAATTGGAAGTAATTACGGCTTAAGCGATATCTCACAAAGTTTTTTTCTGATGTCGGTAAGTGGCTTAACGGGAGTTGCTTTAATGATTGTGGGAATGCTTCTCTTCTGGAGAAAAATCAAGTGGGGCTATCCGGCATATCTCATTGGAATAAGCATTGTATTTGTTAGTCCAATGGTGTTTTTAGGTTATACCTATTTCAGTGAAGAACAAACGATCCTGGAGCTGTTATTGCCCATGCTCGCTTTGGTGCTGGTGTTGATTGACTGGATGCGTAAATCCTGACCTATTTCGGTTTATAGGCAATCACTGAAATTTCAACATTTACATTTTTAGGTAAACGTGAAACTTGTACAGTTTCCCTGGCCGGAAAATGATCTTTGAAATAAGCACCATACACCGCATTTACTTTCGGGAAGTCATCCATGTTGGAAAGGAATATGGAAGTCTTTACAATATGACTATAATTCAATTCTACCGCATTTAAAACGGCACCTATATTTTTCATTACCTGTTCGGTTTCAGCTTCAATGCTGCCCTCTACCAGGTTTCCGGTTGAAGGATCAATTGCG
This portion of the Flavobacteriales bacterium genome encodes:
- a CDS encoding asparagine synthetase B produces the protein MCGISGIISPEGLKQDYEKELRAALYELRFRGPDHQEFFQNSTIAIAHSRLSIIDTSSNGNQPFFSADRQQVIVLNGELFNYRELRSELEKEGCVFLTQSDTEVMLQGFHRYKEKFLHKIHGFFAFHFSDLNTNEHWLVRDRFGEKPIYWSYKENTCFYASDFQSILAFPIEKTIHQQALHHYLHLSYIPAPYTILNEVHKLQPGELLYLSKQGIKNTNWYTLKGDVNSDEVQLKNALQEAVKWRMVADVPLGSFLSGGLDSAIVSALACQLKPQLHTYSISFPKQAYFDESR
- the dacB gene encoding D-alanyl-D-alanine carboxypeptidase/D-alanyl-D-alanine-endopeptidase, producing the protein MKRLLTLILFFSIASISGAQVVVDTSMNSLEKAVELFLKDPDLKNCAFSFYAYNSKSGKVIADKNGSMSIVPASCMKVITTASALEILGGSYRFKTSLQYTGYIDQNCVLHGDLYIRGGGDPTLGSKFFTDGDPSEFLNQWALEVRNAGIDSITGNVIADAEIYGWEMVPSTWAWGDIGNGYGAAPCGISIYDNTCVLSFKTGEKAGDVAHIECMQPYVPNLEFVNEVYSSNVSEDNSYIFGAPYSYDRIIKGTLPKGREAFEVKGTIPDPGYLAAFELRYALAKWGIGVAGITTTVRELKLEKKYNDTTRINIYDHFSPSVASIVNLTNTYSVNLFAEHLMNQIGLIKYGNATVGSGTAAVTEFWTKKGIDTKGFYITDGSGLSRFDAVSAKHLVDILLYMSRSKNASTFEKSLPVAGKSGTLSNFCKGTKAAGNVWAKSGTMTRVKAYSGYAKSAKGEKIVFSVIVNNFNCSTKQMEKKLEKLAIAMVEFQN
- a CDS encoding DUF4389 domain-containing protein produces the protein MFDYQIKLQRWMLRLNARLQNLSDGYPAFGLDAQDPNVVLDVAYPENPSRGLVLIRMFFGMIYVMIPHGICLIFLGLASAFVNLIAFFAVLITGKYPKGMHDFMTGVLRWNIRVGLYMGYFTDTYPPFTMAETDPIDWSKSNGVEDHLVG
- the lpdA gene encoding dihydrolipoyl dehydrogenase, with the protein product MSYDVIVLGSGPGGYVAAIRASQLGLKTAIVERESLGGICLNWGCIPTKALLKSANVFEYIKHASDYGITVGNANADFGGMVKRSREVANGMSNGIQFLMKKNKIDVIKGSGKVKAGKKLEVTGDDGKVSVLEAKNIIIATGARSRQLPNLPQDGKKVIGYREAMSLATQPKSMVVVGSGAIGVEFAYFYNAIGTKVTIVEYMSNIVPVEDEEVSKQLERSFKKQGIDIMTEASVESVDTKGTGCKVKVKTKKGEEIIECDVVLSAVGIAANIENIGLEEVGIVTDKGKILVNEYYQTNIPGYFAIGDVVPGPALAHVASAEGIICVEKIAGHHPEPLDYKNIPGCTYCNPEVASVGMTEKQAKEAGIEIKVGKFPYSASGKASAAGAKDGFVKLIFDAKYGELLGGHLIGANVTEMIAEIVAIRKLETTGHDIIKTVHPHPTMSEAVMEAAAAAYGEVIHL
- a CDS encoding carboxypeptidase-like regulatory domain-containing protein; translated protein: MKKLVIALTTLWSVNAIAQNKANDGDWKLNYVVLKGTPQADIMIRGGDIDNLSFGWEEKFDPFSGKSTPPHGYPWTPDTAFKGTDMIMLPSSMGKKDAACGGDGYSGQYESNMSQFKASVLPIHLPLQIPQDFTIQSAILQLFADDFQSPVFCSSFQVTLNGKRAPFMENALNKLNQTGPIGKLLTFEIPAEFLPLLKEKELVILIDDPQTSAADGFAIDFIKLLINPKPGAITRNSIEITVNDEATGLGIAEAIVELPNGTIYKTDKNGKLMLKDLPNGHHPLKITHCNYQDLFAGVDAEEGKKTQDPFVMSPKQ
- a CDS encoding DUF4412 domain-containing protein, which translates into the protein MKKLALFALAGCLSLNLQAQVRDVLMKKAQQTINNKSQSKTSADTTRATQPENNNGGNPSTDNSGQNGNTAPFGFSGGSKKDVQAEYTFNDNVLIELQNYKKDGKADGDPAQVRYHFSSSNTYFGMEMDSKNKKGEVESHTFSVAEYEKNQIVMLMENDGQKQGMVMKYDLKKQVQEAADTSKSDWKMSKTGRTKVILGYTCEEWVAVNEKEGSKNEMWVTKDILLDVTGASSMFAGASRGKSPSSNFTQGPQGFAMEMIMTEKDGKKTTWKALEVNLKKTTSVKTGEYTFLGF
- a CDS encoding RidA family protein gives rise to the protein MRTIVHTPNAPAPIGPYSQAVLVDHTLYVSGQIAIDPSTGNLVEGSIEAETEQVMKNIGAVLNAVELNYSHIVKTSIFLSNMDDFPKVNAVYGAYFKDHFPARETVQVSRLPKNVNVEISVIAYKPK